One genomic segment of Ancylobacter sp. IITR112 includes these proteins:
- the ppk2 gene encoding polyphosphate kinase 2: MNVTSDEAAAPLSRKEYERALKRLHGELVALQEWTKATGAKICVLFEGRDGAGKGGVIKAITERVSPRVFRVVALPAPSEREKSQMYAQRYLPHLPAAGEIVIFDRSWYNRAGVERVMGFCTETEAEKFLDTISAVERVIVESGVILLKYWLEVSPEEQTRRIEQRIHDPRKIWKLSPMDLESYGRWYDYSRARDAMFAASDSAWAPWYVAHSDDKKRTRLNVISHLLSKVPYEAQKRPKITLPKRQKAKGYVEPEDVRHHVPAIF, from the coding sequence ATGAACGTGACATCCGACGAGGCTGCGGCCCCGCTCTCCCGCAAGGAGTATGAGCGCGCGCTCAAGCGCCTGCATGGCGAACTCGTGGCGCTGCAGGAATGGACCAAGGCCACCGGCGCCAAGATTTGCGTCCTGTTCGAGGGCCGCGACGGCGCCGGCAAGGGCGGCGTGATCAAGGCCATCACCGAGCGGGTGAGCCCGCGCGTGTTTCGCGTCGTCGCCCTGCCGGCACCGAGCGAGCGGGAAAAATCGCAGATGTACGCCCAGCGCTACCTGCCGCATCTGCCGGCGGCGGGCGAAATCGTGATCTTCGACCGCTCCTGGTACAACCGCGCCGGCGTCGAGCGGGTGATGGGCTTCTGCACCGAGACGGAGGCGGAGAAGTTCCTCGACACCATTTCCGCCGTCGAGCGGGTGATCGTCGAATCCGGCGTGATCCTGCTCAAATACTGGCTGGAGGTGAGCCCGGAGGAACAGACGAGGCGGATCGAACAGCGCATCCATGATCCGCGCAAGATCTGGAAGCTCTCGCCGATGGACCTCGAATCCTATGGCCGCTGGTACGATTATTCGCGCGCCCGCGACGCCATGTTCGCCGCCTCCGACAGCGCCTGGGCGCCCTGGTATGTGGCGCATTCCGACGACAAGAAGCGCACGCGGCTGAACGTCATCAGCCATTTGCTGTCCAAAGTGCCTTATGAGGCGCAAAAGCGCCCCAAGATCACCCTGCCGAAACGGCAGAAGGCCAAGGGCTATGTGGAGCCGGAGGATGTGCGCCACCACGTCCCGGCGATCTTCTGA